In Mangifera indica cultivar Alphonso chromosome 1, CATAS_Mindica_2.1, whole genome shotgun sequence, a single genomic region encodes these proteins:
- the LOC123217895 gene encoding uncharacterized protein LOC123217895 — MEYESRYGLTQMTKYDCLLFDLDDTLYPYSAGISAATGKNIQDFMVEKLGVDRSEITELGNLLYKHYGTTMAGLRAIGYDFDYDEYHSFVHGRLPYENIKPDPVLRSLLLSLHIRKIIFTNADRVHAVKALNRLGIEDCFEGIICFETLNPTHKSNVSDDEDDIAFVGSAAATTTSSTNGSGIFDIIGHFAQPNPSLLGLPKTPIVCKPSEVAIEEALKIANINPQRTLFFEDSVRNIQAGKRVGLHTVRIGSSQRVKGADYALESIHYIKEAIPELWEADMKSEVGYSGKVPVETPVTA; from the exons ATGGAGTACGAAAGCCGCTATGGATTGACCCAGATGACAAAATATGATTGCCTTCTATTTG ATCTAGATGACACTCTTTATCCATATAGTGCTGGTATTTCAGCAGCAACGGGCAAGAACATCCAAG ATTTTATGGTTGAAAAACTTGGCGTTGATAGGAGTGAAATTACCGAATTGGGTAATCTTCTGTACAAGCATTATGGGACAACAATGGCTGGCCTCAGG GCAATTGGCTATGACTTTGACTATGATGAGTACCACAG TTTTGTTCATGGAAGATTGCCCTACGAAAACATAAAACCAGATCCTGTGCTTCGAAGTCTCTTGTTGAGCCTTCATATTAGGAAAATT ATCTTCACCAATGCGGACAGGGTCCATGCTGTTAAAGCTCTTAACAGGCTTGGAATAGAGGACTGTTTTGAAGGAATTATCTGTTTTGAAACTCTGAATCCCACTCACAAGAGCAATGTTTCTGATGATGAGGATGACATTGCTTTTGTGGGATCAGCTGCAGCTACCACTACTAGTAGTACTAATGGCTCTGGAATCTTTGACATCATTGGGCATTTTGCACAACCCAACCCAAGCCTGTTGGGTTTGCCGAAGACTCCAATTGTATGCAAACCATCTGAGGTTGCCATTGAAGAAGCCCTCAAGATTGCCAACATCAACCCTCAGAGAACA CTATTCTTCGAAGATAGCGTCCGCAACATACAGGCGGGCAAGCGTGTAGGGCTTCACACAGTCAGG ATTGGAAGTTCCCAGAGAGTTAAAGGAGCAGACTATGCATTGGAGAGCATTCACTATATCAAGGAAGCAATACCAGAGCTCTGGGAGGCTGATATGAAATCAGAAGTCGGTTACTCCGGCAAGGTTCCTGTGGAGACACCTGTGACAGCTTAG